One window of Stenotrophomonas indicatrix genomic DNA carries:
- the glyS gene encoding glycine--tRNA ligase subunit beta, whose protein sequence is MSQLSPLLIELGTEELPVKALPGLAQAFFDGVVDGLRKRGVELELGDARPLSTPRRLAVLLPGVGLEQPEQHSEVLGPYLNIALDAEGQPTKALQGFAAKAGIDWTALEKTTDNKGERFVHRAVTPGARTAALLPEILREAIAGMPIPKPMRWGDHSWGFARPVHWLVLLHGGDVVEAELFGLKADRMSRGHRFLHDKTVWLTQPQDYVESLRAAFVLVDPAERRQRIVAEVEAAAATAGGSARITEDNLEQVVNLVEWPSAVLCSFERAFLAVPQEALIETMEINQKFFPVLDDGGKLTEKFIGIANIESKDVAEVAKGYERVIRPRFADAKFFFDEDLKQGLEAMGEGLKTVTYQAKLGSVADKVARVAALAEVIAAQVGADPVLAKRAAQLAKNDLQSRMVNEFPELQGIAGRHYAVTGGESPEVALAIDEAYQPRFGGDDIALSPLGKVLAIAERVDTLAGGFAAGLKPTGNKDPFALRRNALGLARTIIESGFELDLRALLASANAGLAARNVQADVAELYDFILDRLKGYYSDKGVPASHFNAVAELKSASLYDFDRRLDAIGIFAALPEAEALAAANKRIRNILRKAEGDIPGQIDAALLQEDAERALAEAVTAAVDDTGTSLHQKDYVAVLARLARLRPQVDAFFDAVMVNAEDPALRGNRLALLTMLGERLGKVAAIEHLSS, encoded by the coding sequence ATGAGCCAACTGTCTCCCCTGCTGATTGAACTGGGCACCGAAGAGTTGCCGGTCAAGGCGCTGCCGGGCCTGGCCCAGGCCTTCTTCGACGGTGTTGTCGATGGCCTGCGCAAGCGCGGCGTCGAACTGGAGCTGGGCGATGCCCGCCCGCTGTCAACCCCGCGCCGCCTGGCCGTGCTGCTGCCGGGCGTTGGCCTGGAACAGCCGGAACAGCACAGCGAAGTGCTGGGCCCGTACCTGAACATCGCGCTGGACGCCGAAGGCCAGCCGACCAAGGCGCTGCAGGGTTTCGCGGCCAAGGCCGGGATCGACTGGACCGCGCTGGAGAAGACCACCGACAACAAGGGTGAGCGCTTCGTGCACCGTGCGGTGACCCCGGGCGCGCGTACCGCTGCGCTGCTGCCGGAGATCCTGCGCGAGGCCATCGCCGGCATGCCCATTCCCAAGCCGATGCGGTGGGGCGACCACAGCTGGGGCTTCGCCCGCCCGGTGCACTGGCTGGTGCTGTTGCACGGCGGCGACGTGGTGGAGGCCGAACTGTTCGGCCTGAAGGCCGACCGCATGAGCCGCGGCCACCGCTTCCTGCACGACAAGACCGTGTGGCTGACCCAGCCGCAGGACTATGTGGAATCGCTGCGCGCCGCCTTCGTGCTGGTTGATCCGGCCGAGCGTCGCCAGCGCATCGTTGCTGAAGTTGAAGCCGCTGCAGCCACCGCCGGTGGCAGCGCGCGCATCACCGAGGACAACCTGGAGCAGGTGGTGAACCTGGTCGAGTGGCCGTCGGCGGTGCTGTGCAGCTTCGAGCGTGCGTTCCTGGCGGTACCGCAGGAAGCGCTGATCGAGACCATGGAGATCAACCAGAAGTTCTTCCCGGTGCTGGATGACGGCGGCAAGCTGACCGAGAAGTTCATCGGCATCGCCAACATCGAGTCCAAGGACGTGGCCGAAGTGGCCAAGGGCTACGAGCGCGTGATCCGCCCGCGCTTCGCCGATGCCAAGTTCTTCTTCGACGAAGACCTGAAGCAGGGCCTGGAGGCGATGGGCGAGGGTCTGAAGACGGTGACCTACCAGGCCAAGCTGGGCAGCGTGGCCGACAAGGTCGCGCGCGTGGCGGCGCTGGCCGAGGTGATCGCCGCGCAGGTGGGGGCTGACCCGGTGCTGGCCAAGCGTGCCGCGCAGCTGGCCAAGAACGACCTGCAGTCGCGCATGGTCAACGAGTTCCCGGAACTGCAGGGCATCGCTGGCCGCCACTACGCGGTAACCGGGGGCGAGTCGCCGGAGGTGGCGCTGGCCATCGACGAGGCCTACCAGCCGCGCTTCGGTGGTGATGACATCGCGCTGTCGCCGCTGGGCAAAGTGCTGGCAATCGCCGAGCGTGTGGATACCCTGGCCGGCGGTTTCGCCGCGGGCCTGAAGCCGACCGGCAACAAGGACCCGTTCGCCCTGCGCCGCAACGCGCTGGGCCTGGCCCGCACGATCATTGAAAGCGGCTTCGAACTGGACCTGCGCGCGCTGCTGGCCAGCGCCAATGCCGGGTTGGCCGCGCGCAACGTGCAGGCCGACGTGGCTGAGCTGTACGACTTCATCCTCGACCGCCTGAAGGGCTATTACAGCGACAAGGGCGTGCCGGCCAGCCACTTCAATGCGGTGGCCGAGCTGAAGTCGGCCTCGCTGTACGACTTCGACCGTCGTCTGGACGCGATCGGGATCTTCGCAGCGCTGCCGGAAGCCGAGGCGCTGGCAGCGGCCAACAAGCGCATCCGCAACATCCTGCGCAAGGCCGAAGGCGATATTCCGGGCCAGATCGATGCGGCCCTGCTGCAGGAAGATGCCGAGCGCGCGCTGGCGGAAGCCGTGACTGCAGCCGTCGACGACACCGGCACCAGCCTGCACCAGAAGGACTACGTGGCCGTGCTGGCGCGCCTGGCCCGCCTGCGTCCGCAGGTCGATGCGTTCTTCGACGCGGT
- the glyQ gene encoding glycine--tRNA ligase subunit alpha gives MSATPTVPITFQGLIQTLNQFWAQQGCVLIQPLDLEVGAGTFHPATFLRAIGPETWNAAYVQPSRRPTDGRYGENPNRLQRYYQYQVAMKPAPDNIQQLYLDSLKAVGIDPLVHDLRFVEDNWESPTLGAWGLGWEVWLNGMEVTQFTYFQQAGGLECRPVLGEITYGLERLCMYLQNCDNVYDLVWTYGPDGQPVTYGDVYHQNEVEQSTYNFEYADVEEMFHRFDACEREAQKLVEVNLPLPAYEQVMKASHTFNLLDARRAISVTERQRYILRVRALAQAVAKAYYEQREKLGFPGAKKA, from the coding sequence ATGTCCGCGACCCCGACCGTTCCGATCACCTTCCAGGGCCTGATCCAGACCCTGAACCAGTTCTGGGCCCAGCAGGGCTGCGTGCTCATCCAGCCGCTCGACCTGGAGGTGGGCGCCGGTACGTTCCACCCGGCCACCTTCCTGCGTGCGATCGGTCCGGAAACCTGGAACGCGGCCTACGTGCAGCCCTCGCGGCGCCCGACCGATGGCCGTTACGGCGAGAACCCGAACCGCCTGCAGCGCTACTACCAGTACCAGGTGGCGATGAAACCGGCGCCGGACAACATCCAGCAGCTGTACCTGGATTCGCTGAAGGCGGTGGGCATCGATCCGCTGGTGCACGACCTGCGCTTTGTCGAGGACAACTGGGAATCGCCGACGCTGGGCGCCTGGGGCCTGGGCTGGGAAGTCTGGCTCAACGGCATGGAGGTGACCCAGTTCACCTACTTCCAGCAGGCCGGTGGCCTGGAATGCCGGCCGGTGCTGGGCGAGATCACCTACGGTCTCGAGCGCCTGTGCATGTACCTGCAGAACTGCGACAACGTCTACGACCTGGTGTGGACCTACGGCCCGGACGGGCAGCCGGTGACCTACGGTGACGTCTACCACCAGAACGAGGTGGAGCAGAGCACCTACAACTTCGAATACGCCGACGTGGAAGAAATGTTCCACCGCTTCGACGCCTGCGAGCGTGAAGCGCAGAAGCTGGTGGAAGTGAACCTGCCGCTGCCGGCCTACGAGCAGGTGATGAAGGCCAGCCACACCTTCAACCTGCTGGATGCGCGCCGTGCGATCAGCGTGACCGAACGCCAGCGCTACATCCTGCGCGTGCGGGCGCTGGCGCAGGCGGTGGCCAAGGCCTACTACGAGCAGCGCGAGAAGCTGGGCTTCCCGGGCGCGAAGAAGGCCTGA
- a CDS encoding GspE/PulE family protein, with amino-acid sequence MEHRLPVGTPGEPGAVPLPPGRLQFEQVAAALLADGVVAAHERERIRFSAQGARNASEVHPLVLLSNLKLAASDGGDLNLERLTEWLAQRTGSRYLRIDPTRVDVASVTAVASHAYARRHRFLPLAVDTERVLVATSEPLAQEWLRDLQHLTRLRIELAVVNPLDLHRYTMEFFGVTRSVRGARGDVRGEANTTLPSFEQLVELGRTGDVNADDQHIVHIVDWLLQYAYEQRASDIHLEPRREMGRMRFRIDGVLHKVFEVPPAVMTAVVSRIKVLGRMDLAERRRPQDGRIKTRSPGGREVEMRLSTMPTAFGEKCVMRIFDPEAAFKSIDQLGFSPQEAAGWTALVERPHGIVLVTGPTGSGKTTTLYSTLKRLATPDVNVCTVEDPIEMIAPEFNQMQVQTNIDLDFASGVRTLLRQDPDIIMIGEIRDLETAQMAVQASLTGHLVLSTLHTNDAPSAITRLLDLGVPHYLLSSTVNGILAQRLVRTLCPHCKQPHILGRADWAVLADSEAAYPDAATPCRPVGCLECRRTGFLGRIGLYELLPLGSRLRGLIRADMDLAGFNRAARAEGLRTLRQAGLEKVAQGLTTIEEVLSVLPPPDESSALPDP; translated from the coding sequence ATGGAACATCGGCTGCCCGTGGGCACGCCCGGCGAGCCTGGTGCGGTGCCGTTGCCGCCCGGTCGCCTGCAGTTCGAACAGGTTGCGGCGGCCCTGCTGGCCGATGGCGTGGTGGCTGCGCACGAGCGCGAGCGCATCCGTTTTTCCGCGCAGGGCGCCCGCAATGCCAGTGAAGTACATCCCCTGGTGCTGCTGTCCAACCTCAAGCTGGCCGCCAGCGACGGCGGCGACCTCAATCTTGAACGCCTCACCGAGTGGCTGGCCCAGCGCACCGGCAGCCGCTACCTGCGCATCGATCCAACCCGCGTCGACGTCGCCTCGGTCACCGCCGTGGCCTCGCACGCCTATGCGCGCCGGCATCGCTTCCTGCCGCTGGCGGTGGATACCGAACGCGTACTGGTGGCCACAAGCGAGCCGCTGGCACAGGAATGGCTGCGCGACCTGCAGCACCTGACCCGCCTGCGCATCGAGCTGGCGGTGGTCAATCCGCTCGACCTGCACCGTTACACCATGGAGTTCTTCGGCGTCACCCGCTCGGTGCGCGGTGCCCGTGGCGACGTGCGTGGCGAGGCCAACACCACCCTGCCCAGCTTCGAGCAGCTGGTCGAACTGGGCCGTACCGGCGACGTCAATGCCGACGACCAGCACATCGTGCACATCGTCGACTGGCTGCTGCAGTACGCCTACGAACAGCGCGCGTCGGACATCCACCTGGAGCCACGCCGCGAAATGGGCCGCATGCGCTTCCGCATCGACGGCGTGCTGCACAAGGTGTTCGAAGTGCCGCCTGCGGTGATGACCGCCGTGGTCAGCCGAATCAAGGTGCTCGGACGCATGGACCTGGCCGAGCGCCGGCGCCCGCAGGATGGCCGCATCAAGACCCGCTCGCCCGGCGGCCGTGAAGTGGAAATGCGCTTGTCGACCATGCCGACCGCCTTCGGCGAGAAGTGCGTGATGCGCATCTTCGACCCGGAAGCGGCCTTCAAGAGCATCGACCAGCTCGGCTTCAGCCCGCAGGAAGCAGCCGGCTGGACCGCCCTGGTCGAGCGCCCGCACGGCATCGTGCTGGTCACCGGCCCGACCGGTTCGGGCAAGACCACCACCCTGTATTCCACCCTGAAGCGGCTGGCCACGCCGGACGTCAACGTGTGCACGGTGGAAGACCCGATCGAGATGATCGCGCCGGAATTCAACCAGATGCAGGTGCAGACCAACATCGACCTGGATTTCGCCAGCGGTGTGCGCACCCTGCTGCGGCAGGACCCGGACATCATCATGATCGGCGAGATCCGCGACCTGGAAACCGCGCAGATGGCCGTGCAGGCCTCGCTGACCGGCCACCTGGTGCTGTCCACCCTGCACACCAACGATGCGCCCTCGGCCATCACCCGCCTGCTCGACCTGGGCGTGCCGCATTACCTGCTGTCATCCACCGTCAACGGCATCCTCGCCCAGCGCCTGGTGCGCACCCTGTGCCCGCACTGCAAGCAGCCGCACATCCTCGGCAGGGCCGATTGGGCGGTGCTGGCTGATAGCGAAGCTGCATATCCAGATGCCGCCACGCCCTGTCGACCGGTCGGTTGCCTGGAGTGCCGGCGCACCGGATTCCTCGGCCGCATCGGCCTGTATGAGTTGCTGCCATTGGGCTCGCGCCTGCGCGGGCTGATCCGTGCGGACATGGATCTGGCCGGTTTCAACCGTGCCGCGCGTGCTGAAGGACTGCGAACCCTGCGCCAGGCCGGGCTTGAAAAGGTGGCACAGGGGCTGACTACAATCGAAGAAGTCCTGTCCGTACTGCCTCCCCCGGATGAATCCAGCGCCCTTCCTGATCCTTGA
- a CDS encoding glutamine amidotransferase yields the protein MNPAPFLILETGRPVPSLRRYGRFPHWIRVAAGLEEHQTVVVDVEHGADLPDPRHFAGVLVTGSAAFVTDHAEWSERSATWLRQTAHDDVPVFGICYGHQLLAHALGGEVAYNPAGRESGTIELALDPQAAQDPLFQGLPSHFAAHATHLQTVLRVPEGAAVLARSPLDGCHAFRWGRQAWGVQFHPEFATHHMRGYVRARADCIGRHGGCARSIERAVSAAPLARQLLRRFVRQARLSSAQPVAKQG from the coding sequence ATGAATCCAGCGCCCTTCCTGATCCTTGAAACCGGCCGTCCCGTGCCGTCACTGCGCCGCTACGGGCGCTTTCCGCACTGGATCCGGGTGGCCGCCGGCCTGGAAGAACACCAGACCGTCGTGGTCGACGTCGAGCATGGCGCCGACCTGCCCGATCCACGCCACTTCGCTGGCGTGCTGGTGACCGGCTCGGCCGCCTTCGTCACCGACCATGCCGAATGGAGCGAGCGCAGTGCCACCTGGCTGCGACAGACCGCGCACGACGACGTGCCGGTGTTCGGCATCTGCTACGGCCACCAGCTGCTGGCCCACGCGCTGGGCGGCGAAGTGGCCTACAACCCCGCCGGGCGCGAATCGGGAACGATTGAACTGGCACTGGATCCACAGGCCGCGCAGGACCCCTTGTTCCAGGGCCTGCCGAGCCACTTCGCGGCCCACGCCACCCATCTGCAGACCGTGCTGCGCGTGCCTGAGGGTGCCGCCGTGCTGGCACGCTCGCCGCTGGACGGCTGCCATGCCTTCCGCTGGGGCCGCCAAGCCTGGGGCGTGCAGTTCCATCCGGAATTTGCCACCCACCACATGCGTGGCTACGTGCGCGCACGCGCCGACTGCATCGGCCGTCATGGCGGTTGCGCGCGCAGCATCGAGCGCGCGGTCAGCGCCGCGCCGCTGGCGCGCCAGCTGTTGCGGCGCTTTGTCCGCCAGGCCCGGCTGTCTTCAGCCCAGCCGGTGGCAAAACAGGGATAA
- a CDS encoding BPSS1780 family membrane protein: MKEIRKLPASAGAQWLLDTFSLYRRAPLQLARIGLTWLLVNWVVTLLGTMLPGTAGLALQMMTLVISPVMFGGMLYAMGEIDQGRPGLATHLLQPIRDRRVSHLLVPLAIQVLAVLLLGALLYLMIGREGFTAFSDTMTKMQELGRSGQQISPETAAELVANLPAQRIALWMLLVFCTAVALTLAMFTQPALVVFDRQSGMHALRLSLQGCIENIGATAVFTVLGLIAAFCVYVLFVIVVQLGMLLGGPLAAAFIAQLVFTTVLMPLYVGAVYSAWKQMFVHRGSRGAPPVPQSPPANDVFHA; this comes from the coding sequence ATGAAAGAGATTCGCAAGCTGCCAGCCTCGGCGGGCGCCCAGTGGTTGCTGGATACGTTCTCGCTGTATCGGCGTGCGCCGCTGCAGCTGGCCCGGATCGGCCTGACCTGGCTGCTGGTGAACTGGGTGGTCACCCTGCTGGGGACGATGCTGCCCGGCACCGCCGGCCTGGCTCTGCAGATGATGACGCTGGTGATTTCACCGGTGATGTTCGGCGGCATGCTGTACGCCATGGGTGAGATCGACCAGGGCCGTCCCGGCCTGGCCACCCATCTGCTGCAGCCGATCCGCGACCGCCGTGTCAGCCACCTGCTGGTGCCGCTGGCGATCCAGGTGCTGGCCGTGCTGCTGCTGGGCGCGCTGCTGTACCTGATGATCGGCCGCGAGGGCTTCACCGCCTTCAGCGACACCATGACCAAGATGCAGGAACTCGGCCGCAGCGGGCAGCAGATCAGCCCGGAAACCGCCGCCGAACTGGTCGCCAACCTGCCGGCGCAGCGCATCGCGCTGTGGATGCTGCTGGTGTTCTGCACCGCCGTGGCGCTGACCTTGGCGATGTTCACCCAGCCGGCACTGGTGGTGTTCGACCGCCAGAGCGGCATGCACGCGCTGCGCCTGAGCCTGCAGGGCTGCATCGAGAACATCGGCGCCACCGCCGTGTTCACCGTGCTCGGCCTGATCGCCGCGTTCTGCGTCTATGTGCTGTTCGTGATCGTGGTCCAGCTCGGCATGCTGCTGGGCGGCCCGCTGGCGGCGGCATTCATCGCGCAGCTGGTGTTCACCACAGTGCTGATGCCGCTGTATGTCGGCGCGGTCTATTCGGCCTGGAAGCAGATGTTCGTGCATCGCGGCAGCCGCGGCGCACCGCCGGTGCCGCAGTCGCCACCTGCCAACGACGTCTTCCACGCTTGA
- the tatC gene encoding twin-arginine translocase subunit TatC, which translates to MSEHDFGESSLVEHLVELRARLVRALLGLGVVLLGLLPFTQKLYNALAEPLISQLPNGQTMIATNPAGAFFAPLKLTFFVALFVAVPWLLYQLWAFVAPGLYAREKRLAMPLLVSSVLLFYTGCAFAYFLVLPAVFHFLTTFSPEVIAITPDANAYLDFVLAIFFAFGGSFELPVAMVILVLLGWITPQQFKEGRGYAIVGIFVLAAILTPPDVVSQLMLAIPMCLLYELGIHAARWLVPSSVVKKPAA; encoded by the coding sequence ATGAGCGAACACGACTTCGGCGAAAGCTCGCTGGTGGAACATCTGGTTGAACTGCGCGCGCGCCTGGTGCGTGCGCTGCTGGGGCTGGGCGTGGTGCTGCTGGGCCTGCTGCCGTTTACCCAGAAGCTCTACAACGCACTGGCCGAGCCGCTGATCTCGCAGTTGCCCAACGGGCAGACGATGATCGCCACCAACCCGGCCGGCGCCTTCTTCGCGCCGTTGAAGCTGACGTTCTTCGTGGCCTTGTTCGTGGCCGTGCCGTGGCTGCTGTACCAGCTGTGGGCCTTCGTTGCGCCGGGCCTGTATGCACGCGAGAAGCGCCTGGCGATGCCGCTGCTGGTCTCCTCGGTGCTGCTGTTCTATACCGGCTGCGCCTTCGCCTATTTCCTGGTGTTGCCGGCGGTCTTCCATTTCCTCACCACCTTCAGCCCGGAAGTGATCGCGATCACGCCGGATGCGAACGCCTACCTGGACTTCGTGCTGGCGATCTTCTTCGCCTTCGGCGGCAGTTTCGAACTGCCGGTGGCGATGGTGATCCTGGTGCTGCTGGGCTGGATCACGCCGCAGCAGTTCAAGGAAGGGCGCGGCTACGCGATCGTCGGCATCTTCGTGCTCGCTGCGATCCTGACCCCGCCGGATGTGGTGTCGCAGCTGATGCTGGCGATCCCGATGTGCCTGCTGTACGAGCTGGGCATCCACGCCGCGCGCTGGCTGGTGCCGTCTTCGGTGGTCAAGAAGCCGGCTGCCTGA
- the tatB gene encoding Sec-independent protein translocase protein TatB, producing the protein MFDIGFSELLVIAVVALVVLGPERLPKAARFAGLWVRRARNQWDSVKQELERELQAEDIKRQMQDVRQGMQDTENQLRASGEAVRREAEQLQQHSDTLAQQVRAPAPAERPPHLADATEPEVASAEDAAIVPTTAEPAGDAVADTAAETPARTERPS; encoded by the coding sequence GTGTTTGATATCGGCTTCAGCGAACTGCTGGTGATCGCGGTTGTCGCCTTGGTGGTGCTCGGACCTGAGCGCCTGCCCAAGGCGGCCCGCTTCGCCGGGCTGTGGGTGCGCCGCGCGCGTAATCAATGGGATTCGGTCAAGCAGGAGCTGGAACGCGAACTGCAGGCCGAAGACATCAAGCGGCAGATGCAGGACGTGCGCCAGGGCATGCAGGACACCGAGAACCAACTGCGTGCCAGTGGCGAAGCCGTGCGCCGCGAGGCCGAGCAGCTGCAACAGCATAGCGACACGCTGGCGCAGCAGGTGCGTGCACCGGCACCGGCCGAACGGCCCCCACACCTGGCGGACGCGACCGAGCCGGAGGTGGCTTCGGCGGAGGATGCTGCCATTGTACCCACCACCGCCGAACCTGCGGGCGATGCCGTTGCTGATACCGCGGCCGAAACGCCCGCCCGCACGGAGCGCCCGTCATGA
- the tatA gene encoding Sec-independent protein translocase subunit TatA, producing MGSFSIWHWLVVLAIVLLVFGTKRLTSGAKDLGSAVKEFKKGMHDEDKPNAQLGDESRSQDASRTAQDEHDRNAR from the coding sequence ATGGGCAGTTTCAGCATCTGGCATTGGTTGGTCGTGCTCGCCATCGTCCTGCTGGTGTTTGGCACCAAGCGCCTGACCAGTGGTGCCAAGGATCTCGGCTCGGCGGTCAAGGAATTCAAGAAGGGCATGCACGACGAAGACAAGCCGAACGCACAGTTGGGCGATGAGTCACGCAGCCAGGACGCCTCGCGCACCGCGCAGGATGAGCACGACCGCAACGCGCGTTGA
- a CDS encoding lipid-binding SYLF domain-containing protein translates to MRRPIQALLIAASLLSSQAMAGPQEDQRARNAVRVLAEIQEIPEQGIPDKLLDEGRAVIVIPDTIKAGLVIGGRRGHGLMSVRMPDGAWSNPVFIKLTGGSIGFQAGVQSSDVVLVFRNDRSLDNLVNGKFTLGADAGVAAGPVGRNAAAATDGQLKAEIWSWSRARGLFAGVALDGAILQIDDAANLDAYGSNTTPRMIFEGRAAGSPSMDVVAFRDRLEEATYAARNNRNGGNAAPRPAAAAVPAQAPVQAAPAAPVEATTAPLQAVPQTPPPVQQGFQPVNDGEIRTETLGNN, encoded by the coding sequence ATGCGTCGCCCGATCCAAGCCCTGCTGATCGCCGCCAGCCTGCTGTCCAGCCAGGCCATGGCCGGACCGCAGGAAGACCAGCGCGCCCGCAATGCGGTGCGTGTACTGGCTGAAATCCAGGAAATCCCTGAACAGGGCATTCCGGACAAATTGCTCGACGAAGGCCGCGCGGTCATCGTCATTCCCGACACGATCAAGGCCGGTCTGGTGATCGGCGGCCGTCGTGGCCACGGCCTGATGTCGGTGCGCATGCCCGATGGTGCGTGGTCCAACCCGGTATTCATCAAGCTCACCGGCGGCAGCATCGGTTTCCAGGCCGGTGTGCAGTCCTCCGACGTTGTGCTGGTGTTCCGCAATGACCGCAGCCTGGACAATCTCGTCAACGGCAAGTTCACCCTCGGCGCCGATGCCGGTGTAGCCGCCGGTCCGGTCGGTCGCAATGCTGCCGCCGCCACCGATGGCCAGTTGAAGGCGGAGATCTGGTCGTGGTCGCGCGCCCGTGGCCTGTTCGCAGGCGTTGCCCTGGATGGTGCGATCCTGCAGATCGACGATGCCGCCAACCTCGACGCCTACGGCAGCAACACCACGCCGCGGATGATCTTCGAGGGCCGCGCTGCAGGCTCGCCGTCGATGGATGTGGTCGCCTTCCGTGATCGTCTGGAAGAGGCCACCTATGCGGCGCGCAACAACCGCAACGGGGGCAATGCCGCACCGCGTCCGGCCGCCGCTGCAGTGCCCGCCCAGGCGCCTGTTCAGGCAGCACCTGCGGCCCCCGTTGAAGCGACCACGGCGCCGCTGCAGGCCGTGCCGCAGACCCCGCCGCCGGTCCAGCAGGGTTTCCAGCCGGTCAACGACGGTGAAATCCGCACTGAAACACTGGGCAACAACTGA